One Triticum dicoccoides isolate Atlit2015 ecotype Zavitan chromosome 4B, WEW_v2.0, whole genome shotgun sequence genomic window carries:
- the LOC119293933 gene encoding uncharacterized protein LOC119293933, with protein sequence MADIAMLVADEAFEKRLQRGAPFAGAGEEASKGRENFGAVAKVWGSWASGVKVRVALLVKADVAEPKTPVAMAAFDGLFSA encoded by the coding sequence ATGGCGGACATAGCGATGCTGGTGGCCGACGAGGCGTTCGAGAAGAGGCTGCAGCGAGGGGCGCCCTTcgccggcgccggcgaggaggcgtcCAAAGGACGGGAGAACTTCGGGGCCGTGGCCAAGGTGTGGGGCTCCTGGGCGTCGGGGGTCAAGGTGCGCGTCGCGCTGCTCGTCAAGGCCGACGTCGCCGAGCCGAAGACACCGGTCGCCATGGCAGCCTTTGACGGCTTATTCTCTGCTTAA
- the LOC119293934 gene encoding putative MO25-like protein At5g47540 isoform X1 produces the protein MSGCLWPCVSSANAMTAGMGGGLFGPKARSPAELVGHTRDLLRFIADHPEPCGGKLEAKREQKITDLSISVRAMKSILYGDGDGDPVAEACTQLTREFFKDNTLRLVIVCVPHMDLETQKEVTLVFANLARQKVDSRIPASDYLEVNQDLLDILMAGFSNRDIAIHYSTILRDCVRHQVAARYVLYSGHMKKFFDYIQFPDFSPSTEAFKTFKELLTRHKSSAAEFFTKNYDWFFSDFHTKLLHSSNYVTKRQSIQLLGDILLERTNSSVMLRYVSSKENLIVLMNHLRDPSQPIQVEAFHIFKLFTANKNKPREITSILVANKSKIIRFLNAFTLEKEDRVFESDKAQVLADVTAMKL, from the exons ATGTCGGGGTGCCTGTGGCCGTGCGTGTCCAGCGCCAATGCCATGACGGCGGGGATGGGCGGGGGGTTGTTCGGGCCCAAGGCCAGGAGCCCGGCGGAGCTGGTTGGACACACGCGCGACCTCCTCCGCTTCATCGCCGACCATCCGGAACCCTGCGGCGGCAAACTAGAAGCCAAGCGCGAACAAAAG ATTACAGATCTAAGCATAAGTGTCAGGGCAATGAAATCCATTCTCTATGGCGATGGCGACGGTGATCCTGTTGCCGAAGCATGCACGCAATTGACAAGGGAGTTTTTCAAGGATAATACACTACGTCTAGTAATTGTTTGCGTTCCACATATGGACCTGGAA ACTCAAAAGGAAGTAACTCTAGTTTTTGCAAATCTGGCAAGACAAAAGGTAGATTCAAGGATCCCTGCCTCTGACTACTTGGAAGTTAACCAAGATCTTTTGGATATATTAATGGCTGG GTTTAGTAACAGGGACATTGCGATACATTATAGTACAATATTGAGGGATTGCGTACGCCACCAAGTGGCTGCACG GTATGTATTATATTCTGGGCATATGAAGAAATTCTTTGATTATATCCAGTTTCCTGACTTCAGTCCATCAACAGAAGCCTTCAAAACATTTAAG GAACTCCTGACAAGGCATAAATCATCAGCAGCTGAATTCTTCACCAAGAACTATGATTGG ttcttttcagattttcacacGAAATTGCTTCATTCTTCCAACTATGTCACCAAAAGGCAGTCTATACAG CTATTAGGAGATATTCTTTTGGagagaacaaattcatcagtgatgCTGCGTTACGTCAGCTCAAAGGAAAACCTCATAGTTCTAATGAACCATTTAAGG GATCCAAGCCAACCTATACAAGTAGAGGCATTTCATATTTTCAAG CTGTTCACTGCGAATAAAAATAAGCCTCGTGAGATCACCAGCATACTGGTGGCAAACAAGAGCAAAATCATCAGGTTCCTTAACGCCTTCACTCTGGAAAAAG AGGATAGGGTGTTCGAGTCAGACAAGGCCCAAGTACTCGCCGACGTCACGGCCATGAAGTTGTAG
- the LOC119293934 gene encoding putative MO25-like protein At5g47540 isoform X2, whose protein sequence is MTAGMGGGLFGPKARSPAELVGHTRDLLRFIADHPEPCGGKLEAKREQKITDLSISVRAMKSILYGDGDGDPVAEACTQLTREFFKDNTLRLVIVCVPHMDLETQKEVTLVFANLARQKVDSRIPASDYLEVNQDLLDILMAGFSNRDIAIHYSTILRDCVRHQVAARYVLYSGHMKKFFDYIQFPDFSPSTEAFKTFKELLTRHKSSAAEFFTKNYDWFFSDFHTKLLHSSNYVTKRQSIQLLGDILLERTNSSVMLRYVSSKENLIVLMNHLRDPSQPIQVEAFHIFKLFTANKNKPREITSILVANKSKIIRFLNAFTLEKGVSMALTDAEDRVFESDKAQVLADVTAMKL, encoded by the exons ATGACGGCGGGGATGGGCGGGGGGTTGTTCGGGCCCAAGGCCAGGAGCCCGGCGGAGCTGGTTGGACACACGCGCGACCTCCTCCGCTTCATCGCCGACCATCCGGAACCCTGCGGCGGCAAACTAGAAGCCAAGCGCGAACAAAAG ATTACAGATCTAAGCATAAGTGTCAGGGCAATGAAATCCATTCTCTATGGCGATGGCGACGGTGATCCTGTTGCCGAAGCATGCACGCAATTGACAAGGGAGTTTTTCAAGGATAATACACTACGTCTAGTAATTGTTTGCGTTCCACATATGGACCTGGAA ACTCAAAAGGAAGTAACTCTAGTTTTTGCAAATCTGGCAAGACAAAAGGTAGATTCAAGGATCCCTGCCTCTGACTACTTGGAAGTTAACCAAGATCTTTTGGATATATTAATGGCTGG GTTTAGTAACAGGGACATTGCGATACATTATAGTACAATATTGAGGGATTGCGTACGCCACCAAGTGGCTGCACG GTATGTATTATATTCTGGGCATATGAAGAAATTCTTTGATTATATCCAGTTTCCTGACTTCAGTCCATCAACAGAAGCCTTCAAAACATTTAAG GAACTCCTGACAAGGCATAAATCATCAGCAGCTGAATTCTTCACCAAGAACTATGATTGG ttcttttcagattttcacacGAAATTGCTTCATTCTTCCAACTATGTCACCAAAAGGCAGTCTATACAG CTATTAGGAGATATTCTTTTGGagagaacaaattcatcagtgatgCTGCGTTACGTCAGCTCAAAGGAAAACCTCATAGTTCTAATGAACCATTTAAGG GATCCAAGCCAACCTATACAAGTAGAGGCATTTCATATTTTCAAG CTGTTCACTGCGAATAAAAATAAGCCTCGTGAGATCACCAGCATACTGGTGGCAAACAAGAGCAAAATCATCAGGTTCCTTAACGCCTTCACTCTGGAAAAAG GTGTTTCTATGGCGCTGACCGATGCAGAGGATAGGGTGTTCGAGTCAGACAAGGCCCAAGTACTCGCCGACGTCACGGCCATGAAGTTGTAG